Proteins found in one uncultured Campylobacter sp. genomic segment:
- a CDS encoding AAA family ATPase, with protein sequence MRLNLMEILHKIKKSKLNIILIFLVLLIVLLSIVYFKDDSRYITEREFSELVRADQIKRAHIEDGNLNFTYDGKRYKILTDIVNLKELSNHALITKEEDSGSGGISAILVIFTFAFFLFVYYFETVLARRRRMDGVGTARQGSANAELGDLSPSVSDVRFSDVAGISEVKDELIEIVDFLKNPAKYRNFGIKLPKGILMIGEPGVGKTLIAKAVAGEADVPFFYQSGASFAEVFVGVGARRVRELFAKAKSCAPAIIFIDEIDAVGGKRGIGRNDEREATLNQLLTEMDGFEENSGVMVIGATNKINMIDDALLRSGRFDRRVFIGLPNYKDRIEILKIYLEGKRCSANINKVSRLCVGFSGAGVATLVNEAAINALKRGSDTIELSDFENVRMRVFYGVQKSRILTEYEKEIQAFYQGAKALSAYWYSFDFEKIELLNDKFLNEDFEIESKTQILNQIKVLLSGMAALRIHKNDAFSNSASDVKQAIALAQKMVFELAMGDSFTPSAQSVNKILQDCYDEVSEIIRTMQDKLNQISKQIFVYEFITFEDVQKICESDGVEQEGVSAQEQDLQKLEKDSESSGEKPQDGTLNFD encoded by the coding sequence ATGAGGTTAAATTTGATGGAAATTTTGCATAAAATCAAAAAAAGCAAGCTAAATATAATTCTGATTTTTTTGGTGCTGCTTATCGTTTTGCTCTCGATCGTTTATTTTAAAGACGATTCGCGATACATCACCGAGCGCGAATTTAGCGAGCTAGTCCGCGCAGATCAGATCAAACGCGCGCATATAGAGGACGGAAATTTAAATTTTACCTACGACGGCAAACGCTATAAAATTTTAACTGATATCGTTAATTTAAAAGAGCTGTCTAACCACGCTTTGATTACGAAGGAAGAGGATAGCGGAAGCGGCGGTATCAGCGCGATCTTGGTAATTTTTACATTCGCATTTTTTCTCTTCGTATATTATTTTGAAACCGTTTTGGCGCGTCGCCGCAGGATGGACGGCGTAGGCACTGCGCGTCAAGGCAGCGCAAATGCAGAGCTCGGCGATCTTTCGCCAAGCGTTAGCGACGTGAGATTTAGCGACGTAGCGGGCATCAGCGAGGTTAAAGACGAACTCATAGAGATCGTGGATTTTTTAAAAAATCCCGCAAAATATCGCAATTTCGGCATCAAGCTGCCGAAAGGAATTTTAATGATCGGCGAGCCCGGCGTCGGTAAAACGCTTATCGCAAAAGCCGTAGCGGGTGAAGCAGACGTGCCGTTTTTTTACCAAAGCGGCGCAAGTTTCGCCGAGGTCTTTGTGGGCGTCGGCGCTAGGCGGGTTCGCGAGCTGTTTGCAAAGGCCAAATCCTGCGCACCCGCGATTATTTTTATCGACGAGATCGACGCAGTCGGCGGCAAGCGCGGTATCGGGCGCAACGACGAGCGGGAAGCTACGCTAAATCAGCTGCTGACCGAGATGGACGGATTTGAGGAAAATAGCGGCGTGATGGTAATCGGCGCGACTAACAAAATAAATATGATCGACGATGCGCTATTGCGCTCGGGGCGCTTTGATAGGCGCGTTTTCATCGGGCTTCCGAACTACAAAGACCGCATCGAAATTTTAAAAATTTACCTCGAGGGCAAAAGGTGTAGCGCGAATATCAATAAAGTAAGCCGTCTCTGCGTGGGCTTTAGCGGCGCAGGGGTAGCGACGCTGGTAAATGAAGCCGCGATCAACGCTCTTAAGCGCGGCAGCGATACGATCGAGCTTAGCGATTTTGAAAACGTGCGAATGAGGGTCTTTTACGGCGTGCAAAAAAGCAGAATTCTAACTGAATACGAAAAGGAGATCCAGGCGTTCTATCAGGGCGCAAAGGCGCTTAGCGCATATTGGTATTCGTTTGATTTCGAAAAGATCGAGCTTTTAAACGATAAATTTTTAAACGAGGATTTCGAGATCGAATCCAAAACGCAAATTTTAAATCAAATCAAAGTGCTTTTAAGCGGTATGGCGGCGCTACGGATCCATAAAAACGACGCTTTTTCAAATTCTGCTAGCGACGTAAAGCAAGCTATCGCGCTGGCGCAAAAGATGGTTTTTGAGCTCGCGATGGGCGATAGTTTTACTCCTAGCGCGCAGAGCGTGAATAAAATTTTGCAAGATTGCTACGACGAGGTAAGCGAGATAATCCGCACGATGCAGGATAAGCTAAATCAAATTTCAAAGCAAATTTTCGTCTATGAGTTCATAACTTTCGAGGATGTTCAAAAGATTTGCGAATCTGATGGTGTGGAGCAAGAAGGCGTCTCCGCGCAAGAGCAAGATTTGCAAAAGCTGGAAAAAGATAGCGAAAGCTCTGGAGAAAAGCCGCAAGACGGCACGCTAAATTTCGATTAA
- the mog gene encoding molybdopterin adenylyltransferase, whose amino-acid sequence MVKIGVLTISDRASGGVYEDLGGKEIIAVMDDWLTCEKEYFYEIVPDELELIKDKLIYLCDEAGCDLVLTTGGTGPAPRDVTPEATEAVSEKLMPGFGELMRAESQKIVPTAILSRQIAAIRKKSLIINLPGNPKAIKECLLPVFPAVPYCIDLMGGNYITADENKIKIFRPKRK is encoded by the coding sequence ATGGTAAAAATAGGTGTTTTAACAATAAGTGATCGCGCTAGCGGTGGCGTTTACGAGGATTTAGGAGGCAAAGAGATAATTGCCGTGATGGATGATTGGCTAACTTGCGAGAAAGAGTATTTTTATGAAATAGTTCCAGATGAGCTAGAGCTGATCAAAGATAAGCTGATTTATCTTTGCGACGAAGCGGGTTGTGATTTGGTGCTAACTACGGGCGGTACGGGTCCTGCTCCACGCGATGTAACGCCTGAAGCGACCGAAGCGGTAAGTGAGAAATTAATGCCAGGCTTTGGTGAGCTGATGCGTGCAGAAAGCCAAAAGATCGTGCCTACGGCAATTTTATCTCGCCAGATAGCAGCGATCCGCAAAAAATCTCTGATTATAAACTTACCGGGCAATCCAAAAGCGATTAAAGAGTGTCTCCTGCCGGTATTTCCTGCCGTGCCGTATTGCATTGATCTAATGGGAGGAAATTACATAACAGCGGATGAAAATAAGATAAAAATATTCCGCCCTAAACGCAAATAG
- a CDS encoding Cys/Met metabolism pyridoxal-phosphate-dependent enzyme, producing MNRSLTTQRSPLDHVLSGAIAGAIGGCAVELVKAKEGKSKSKAIRDALDIALSGGIIGGGAIYSANKLVQGEYLRAAAGVAVCVGALIAGRNFILKVGNE from the coding sequence ATGAATAGATCACTTACGACACAGCGTTCTCCGCTGGATCACGTTTTAAGCGGCGCTATAGCAGGGGCGATCGGCGGTTGCGCCGTAGAACTCGTTAAAGCTAAAGAAGGCAAGAGCAAATCTAAAGCGATTCGCGATGCGCTAGATATTGCGCTAAGCGGCGGTATCATCGGCGGCGGAGCGATTTACAGCGCAAATAAGCTCGTACAAGGCGAGTATCTACGCGCAGCGGCAGGCGTCGCAGTATGCGTAGGCGCGCTCATTGCGGGTAGAAATTTTATTCTTAAGGTAGGCAATGAGTAA